One window of Ziziphus jujuba cultivar Dongzao chromosome 5, ASM3175591v1 genomic DNA carries:
- the LOC132803777 gene encoding transcriptional corepressor LEUNIG-like — MALQLLHLLPINCLPYLGADGTATLTSPSNQLADMDRFVEDGSLKDNVESSLTHDDTETQIKLKMAQLHQQQLQQQNSNPQQQQQHALPTPPSQSSNHNPHPQDKMGGAGSVTIDGSMSNSFRGNDQTGRKRKQPVSSSGPANSSGTENTAGPSPSSAPSSSSAHTPGDVISMPALPHSGSTSKPLMMFGADGTATLTSPSNQLWDDKDLELQADMDRFVEDGSLEDNVESFLTHDDTDPRDAVGRCMDVSKGFTFTEVNAVRASTNKVICCHFSSDGKLLASGGHDKKAVLWYADSLKPKTTLEEHTSLITDVRFSPSMPHVATSSFDKTVRVWAADNPGYSLRTLVGHSAFVMSLDFHPNKDDLICSCDGDGEIRYWSISKCSCVSVFKGGTAQMRFQPRLGRYLAAAAENVVSILDVETQACRHSLQGHTKPIHSVCWDPSGEFLASVSEDSVRVWTLGSGSEGECIHELSCNGNKFHSCVFHPTYTSLLVIGCYQSLELWNMSENKTMTLSAHEGLIAALAVSTATGLVASASHDKFVKLWK, encoded by the exons ATGGCACTGCAACTCTTACATCTCCTTCCAATCAATTG TTTGCCCTACTTGGGTGCTGATGGCACTGCAACTCTTACATCTCCTTCCAATCAATTG GCTGATATGGATCGATTTGTAGAGGATGGATCACTTAAGGATAATGTTGAGTCTTCTTTAACTCATGATGATACAGAAACGCAGATAAAG TTAAAAATGGCTCAACTACATCAGCAACAGCTGCAGCAACAAAACAGTAATccacagcagcagcagcagcatgcTCTTCCAACTCCGCCATCACAAAGTTCAAATCACAATCCTCATCCACAAGATAAAATGGGGGGTGCTGGCAGTGTCACCATAGATGGAagcatgtcaaactcctttcgGGGAAATGATCAG ACTGGTAGAAAGAGAAAGCAGCCAGTCTCATCTTCAGGTCCTGCCAATAGCTCAGGAACGGAAAACACGGCTGGACCTTCCCCAAGTTCAGCACCTTCATCATCCTCAGCTCACACGCCAGGGGATGTGATATCAATGCCTGCTTTGCCCCATAGCGGTAGCACTTCCAAGCCTTTAATGATGTTTGGTGCTGATGGCACTGCAACTCTTACATCTCCTTCCAATCAATTG TGGGATGATAAAGATCTTGAATTGCAGGCTGATATGGATCGATTTGTAGAGGATGGATCACTTGAGGATAATGTTGAGTCTTTTTTAACTCATGATGATACAGACCCAAGAGATGCTGTTGGTCGTTGTATGGATGTTAGCAAAG GATTCACGTTCACAGAAGTAAATGCTGTTAGAGCCAGCACAAACAAAGTTATTTGTTGTCACTTCTCATCTGATGGAAAATTGCTAGCTAGTGGTGGGCATGACAAGAAA GCTGTATTGTGGTATGCAGATAGTTTAAAGCCAAAAACTACGCTTGAAGAACATACGTCTTTAATAACCGACGTTCGGTTTAGTCCAAGCATGCCGCATGTTGCAACATCTTCATTTGACAAAACTGTCAGGGTTTGGGCTGCTGACAAT CCTGGTTATTCACTTCGTACTTTGGTGGGACATTCTGCCTTTGTTATGTCATTAGACTTCCACCCAAATAAAGATGACCTCATATGCTCTTGTGATGGGGATGGTGAGATACGGTACTGGAGTATTAGCAAATGCAGCTGTGTCAGTGTTTTCAAG GGTGGAACGGCTCAAATGAGATTTCAACCCCGTCTTGGGAGATACCTTGCAGCTGCTGCAGAGAATGTTGTATCCATACTGGATGTGGAGACACAAGCTTGTCGACATTCATTGCAG GGACATACTAAGCCAATCCATTCTGTGTGCTGGGATCCTTCTGGTGAATTTCTTGCATCCGTCAGTGAGGACTCTGTCAGAGTTTGGACACTTGGATCGGGAAGTGAAGGGGAGTGTATACATGAACTGAGCTGTAATGGCAACAAATTTCACTCGTGTGTTTTCCATCCTACGTATACTTCATTGCTGGTTATTGGTTGTTACCAG TCTTTGGAGCTATGGAACATGAGTGAGAACAAGACAATGACTCTATCAGCTCATGAAGGACTTATTGCTGCTTTGGCTGTGTCAACTGCGACAGGTTTGGTTGCTTCGGCCAGCCATGATAAGTTTGTCAAGCTCTGGAAGTGA